One Palaemon carinicauda isolate YSFRI2023 chromosome 5, ASM3689809v2, whole genome shotgun sequence DNA window includes the following coding sequences:
- the LOC137640873 gene encoding uncharacterized protein, which yields MCCGGEILNIISAYAPQVVCAEEKGNFWRDMDGVMQELEEQERVIVRTALNGHVGRKGDVQECGNYRAIKLMSHTLTILEWMINARLREEVEIDSGKNSNAVWNGNTSIRKTEEKKMDVAEMRMLRWMSGVSREDLIKNDYIRWSTKVVEISKKVQEGRLRWYGHLMRRDEDHVGRHTMKMEVQGRRRRGRPRKRWRDCVRGDLQEKEIDEAEAQNRKRWTWLIWNGNPI from the exons atgtgttgtggaggagagattctgaatattataagtgcatatgcacctcaagttgttTGCGCAgaagagaagggaaatttctggagagacatggatggagtaatgcaagaactggaagaacaggagagggtcatagtgagGACAgctttgaatggccatgttggaa ggaaaggggatgtccaagagtgtgggaattacagagctattaaattgatgtcccacactttgacgatactggaatggatgataaatgccagactaagagaagaagtagaaatag acagtggtaagaacagcaatgctgtatggaacggaaacacaAGCAttaggaagacagaggagaagaagatggatgtggcagaaatgagaatgcttaggtggatgtctggggtgtcAAGAGAGGAtctgataaaaaatgactacataaggtggtcgacaaaggtggtggaaatatcaaagaaagtgcaggaagggaggctgagatggtatggacacctgatgaggagagatgaggaccatgtTGGAAGACATACTATgaagatggaggttcagggaagaagaagaagagggagaccaagaaagagatggagggactgtgtgagaggagacttacaggagaaggagattgatgaggcagaagcgcagaatagaaaaagatggacaTGGCTCATATGGAACGgcaaccccatataa